Below is a genomic region from Methanolobus sediminis.
GATTCTCTACGTGGCCCCTGAAAGACTCACAATGTCAGGCACCATTACACTTCTGAAAAGTCTCAATGTAAGTCTTTTTGCAATAGATGAAAGCCACTGTATTTCCGAATGGGGACATGATTTCAGACCGGAGTACAGAAAACTCGGCATGTTAAAAAAGAAGTTCACGAAAATACCCATTATTGCACTCACAGCCACAGCTACTCCGAAAGTAAGAGAAGACACCATAAAGCAACTTGGAATTGAAAATTGCGGGATATATGTTGCAAGCTTTAACCGGCAGAATCTGTTTTACCGCGTGCGTGCCAAGAAAGACACATACAATAACCTTCTGCAGTACCTCCGAAAAAAGAAAGGTGAAAGCGGGATTATTTACTGCCAGAGCCGCAGGACTGTGGATAGCCTGACTACCAAGCTCAGGAAAGACGGATTCAATGCACTTTCATACCACGCCGGGCTTACCGATCTTCAGAGAGCAAAGAACCAGGAGATGTTCATCAAGGACAGAGCAGACATTGTAGTTGCCACCATTGCATTTGGAATGGGAATCGATAAACCCAATGTCCGTTTTGTTGTACACTATGACCTTCCCAAAAACCTCGAGGGATATTACCAGGAAACAGGACGAGGGGGAAGAGATGGACTTGAGTGTGAGTGTGTACTCTTTTTCAGTCGTGGTGATAAATTCAAAATTGAATATTTCATCAAACAAAAGGACAAAAAAGAAGAAAGAGACATTGCAATCAAGCAGCTCAACGACATTGTAGATTACTGTGAAAGTAACATATGTCGCCGAAAAGTATTGCTCAGGTATTTCGGGGAAGAAATACCGGAAGACAACTGCGGAAAATGCGATGTCTGCCTCCAGCCCCGCATAGAAGTAGACGGGACTGCAGAAGCCAGACTGATAATCAAATGCATCCAGGACCTCGATCAGAGATTTGGAATGAACCATGTTATAGACGTCCTAACTGGTAGCCGGGCAAAGAAGATCACAGACAAAAAACACCACCTGCTCAAAAGTTTCGGACAGGGAGACTCATATTCCAAGAATGAATGGCTGGATATGGCGCGGGAGATGGTCAGGCAGGATGCCATCAAAGTTGAAGGAGCACGTTATCCGCTTCTTAAGCTTAACCGGAAGAGCCTGGAAGTGCTGGACGGAAAAAGAACCGTGAATTTTACCCGAAAAGTTGAGGATGCACAAACTGACTACGAACCGGTTACGCCAGATATTGATGAAGAAGAATTTGAGGAAGAATACAGGCCAGTGGTTCACCGAAGGATCAGCGATGACCCTGAGAAAATCCTTTTTGATAAATTAAAAGAGCTACGCATATCCCTGGCACAGATGCAGGATGTGCCGCCTTACATCATATTTGCGGATACGAGCCTTCGCCAGATGGCTGCCAGAAGACCAGCTACAAAAGAGGAAATGCTGAAGATCACCGGTGTTGGCGAGTACAAACTCAAGAAATATGGCGACATGTTCCTCAAAACTATTGCAGAACATCTGGAGACTGTGGAATCCCCAAATAAGAGTGATGAAAAAAGCAAGGCCAGAGCTCCCGTAAAAAAGGAAGTTAAAAATAAGGTTTCAGGAAATGGATTCCCAAAACCAGCCCTTAAAAAAGAAATTGTTCTAAAAGCCCTGGATGAACTGGAAGTTGACCTCATCAGAAGTATAAAAGATAAACTGGGTGGAAACTATTCTGATGATGAGATAAGGAATGTTTACCAGTCAATTATCAAAAGGAAATGATGGAACATCTTTCTGACATATGTTATTCACAGGTGTCAAGAAGGTGTCTTTTGGGTCGAACCCTCTGATCACCGGGATGAATAGGGTTTATCTTTGTCTTCTGCTCATCTTCGTTCTGCTTTTTGTTTTCAGGTTTCTTTTCTTCCATTGATCCATCTCCAGTTAATAATTTGGAAGAAACGATATTAAAACCTGATGCAAAACAGAAGTTAAAAAAAGATTTGAATGCAATTCACATCATCATGAACTGCATTGTCAGATAGAATATCAGATCACCGAAAACCACGGCAGTAATGAATCCGGCGGTTATCGGAATCATAAACGGCAGACCGGGCGTTATCCATACACCATTTTTTACCTTGCCTTCTTTCTCATACGCCTTTAGTTCTTTTATCACATCAGAACTAAGTTCCGTACCTGACCTGGAAAATCTGAAATTTACCCCATCCTTTGTTTCCTCATAGGAATCGATCATACGGAAATGACCTTTCTCCAGTTTTGATATCGGAGTAAGGTATCCTATGAACATGTATAACGGACGTTTCAGAGATTCAGATGGGTTTTTCACCAGATTATACAGGAATAGCCCCAGGGGGACGATCACAGTCAGAATCACTGAATTGCCAAATACACTGAAGGCAAAGAGATCGATCGGAGGAATTCCATTGAGTGGAAATGCAGTTGATCCGACCACAATGACCGGGAATGTAGGAATGATCAGCGAAATTACCATCAGGACCTTAGCATCTGCACCTCCGAATGCCCCGAACTGGAAAAGGATGTAAACAAAGGCAAATATGAATAGGAATGAAAGTATGTTGCGTATCAGATACGGAAGTCCATAGGTCATGAGATCATACATTATGAATATGAATCCCACACCGAACATCATAAACCATACATCATTGGAAACACGCCGGGTTTTGATATCCGAATAGCAGGAATATAACAAAAAAGGCATGCATGCAAGCACCTTTAACAATTCGATCATTTCAGTGTTTCTCCCATTTCTTAAGTTTCATGACCTCAGATAATGTCGCACCCCTGCGAATCTCTTCAAAAAGACGCTGCTCGGTCTTTTCAACCTCTTTTGCACGCCTTGCGATCTCATAGGCGCGTTCTTTAGGGATAACAACAACTCCGCTGTCATCGCCCACAATATAATCACCCGGATTTACAGTCTGGTTTCCGCAAACTATTTCGGAATTGATCTCACCGAAACCTTTGGGCTCTCCTGCATTGGGCACATGACACGTGGCAAAAACAGGAAGCCCTATTTTCCGGATCTCATCGATATCTCTCACTGCCCCATCGATAACCACACCGGCAACTCCTTTGTTAAGACAGCTCAAAGTGGCAAGTCCGCCCCAGGGAGCTACGTGCCTGCTACCATTGTAAATTACAATGACATCGCCTTGCTTTGCTTCATCTATGGCCTCAACTGCTTTAGCCCAGTCTCCTTTAAAGGTCTGGACAGTTACCGCAGTACCAACCATCTTTTCCCCTTCAAACATGGGGAAGATATCCTGCATGGCACCTTTTCTGTGCATGGCATCGGAGATATTAGATGTTGAAACTGATTCCAGTATAGCCCTTATTTCTTCATCCTTTGAAATTTTTGTGATTTGGACCGTTGAGGGCGAATCAACACTTTCCCTGATAGCCTTTGCAGATGCAGTTACATTAGATGAACGGACAATGTTTCCACCAACGATAACAACATCAGCGCCTGCATTTACAGCCTCTGCACACGAAGCCGCATCCAGACCACCTGCAATTGCAACCGGGATGTTGACTTTCCTGACCACTTCCTTCATGATAGAAAGTGAATCCTGACCCTCCATCTGCTGGTCAATCCCTGCATGTACATTGATATAATCAACACCCAGCTTTTCCACTTCCATACTGCGGGAAACCGGGTCGTTTGCAGATATCAAGTCTGCCATTATCTTTACTCCGTACTTCCTAGCTGCACGTACGGACTCGAGTATAGTGGAATCATCCGCACTTGCAAGTACAACTATAATATCGGCACCTGCCTTGGCACCCATTTCAACTTCCATTGCACCGGTATCAGTAATTTTCATGTCGGCAATGATGGTTTTCTCGGGGAAGGCATCCCTTAGTTTTCTGATAACGTCCATGCCCTCACTTTTGATGAGAGGGGTGCCAGCCTCAAGCCAGTCTGCGCCGCCTTCCAGAGATTCCTTTGCTATCTGTATTGCCCTGTCGGTTTCCAGGAGATCAAGAGCAACCTGAATAATTGGTTTAGTAGGATCAACTTTGGACATACTTACACTACTAAAATACTTGAAAACCTATAAATTTAATCACGTAAAAATTAACATTGTATATTTGTGAGATAGGAAATGAAGGATAATGAAGAGATTTCAACCCGGGAAAGAGAAAAACTATTGAAAAGCCTTCATAGTAGTCTTTTCTGGGTAGGGAAAGAAATCCCCTATACGATTACAATCAATGGGAATGAAGTACACCTGCACGAGATCGTATGGGAGATCGTTAACAAACCCCATATTGAAAGAAGCGATGTGGACAACATCGATAAGTTTCTGGAATTGCTGTCAGTTAAGGAGAAGGAGTATGAAGAAGGCCTTGCACATGGAAATGTTAGCTCTGAGAAGGCAAAAGAGATATTTGAGAAGGCTGCAGGCATTCGCAGGGCCATCATGGACCTTAAGGAATTGACAACATCTGCCAAGAGAAAGACTATTTTCAAATCCAGACACATATGTGACAATGTAGAAACATGCGAATGGGATAGTCTGACCGAGAATATGAAGGACAAACGCTGGAGCAAAAAGTCCTGACATAGCAGGCAAATATTATATCTCATGCAATGCCTTTAGTAGTCGATGAAATTTAAGGACCAACCTATCATTTCTATGAGAGAGTTCTCCAGAGAGATGATCGACCATATACTTACTGCTGCTGAAAAAATGGAGCCGATTGCACGCGGAGAAGAAAGGTCGGACCTGCTTTCCGGGAAAATCCTTGCAGTTCTTTTTTTTGAACCAAGTACAAGGACTCGAATGTCTTTTGAAACTGCAATGCTAAGACTTGGCGGAGATGTTTTGAACCTGGGATCGGTGGATGCCAGTTCCATTGCAAAGGGCGAAACACTTGCAGACACCATAAGGGTTGTTGACGGTTATGTTGATGCCATAGTTATCCGTCACCCGAAGGAAGGAGCAGCACACCTTGCATCAGAATTTTCCAGTGTACCTATACTTAATGCCGGTGACGGTGCAGGGCACCATCCAACCCAGACCCTGCTTGACCTTTATACGATCAAACGTGAAAGTCACCTTGATAACCTGAAGATAGCACTTGCAGGTGATCTCAAGTATGGAAGAACCGTTCATTCATTGTGTTATGCACTATCACTTTACGGTGCGCAGATAAACCTGATATCCCCTAAAGAGCTTCGTATGCCTGAAGAGATAATCAATGATATTATCGCAAGGGGAGCAAAGATAAAAGAAGTAGATACCATTGAAGAAGCCATCAAGGATGTTGATGTGCTTTATATGACGCGCATACAGAAAGAAAGGTTCCCTGATCCTGCTGAGTACCATAAAGTTGCTAACAAACTCAAGATCACAACCGATATGCTGAAAGGTGCTAAACCTGACCTTAAGATAATGCACCCATTACCAAGGGTGAATGAAATAGATGCTAGCGTGGATGATACACCACATGCATGCTACTTTAAACAGGCATTCTATGGAGTTCCTGTGAGAATGGCATTACTTGGACTTGTATTGGGAGCGATAGAATGACCGATATTGAGACAGAGCTCAGAGTTAGCAGGATAGAGAATGGTACTGTCATCGACCATATAACCGCAGGCAAAGCCCTTAATGTGCTCAAGATCCTCGGACTTCCTGATTCATCAAAGGGAGTTGTGAGTGTTGTGATCAACTCCAAAGGAAAATATGGAAAAAAAGATGTGGTGAAGGTCGAAAACCGTGAACTGAATGTGGAAGAAGTTGACAAAATAGCACTTATTTCTCCTAATGCAACCATCAATATTATACGTGACTTCAATGTTGCCAGCAAGTACAAGGTACACATTCCATCATTTGTGGAAGGAGTTGTCAGCTGCATTAATCCAAACTGCATATCCAATAGCAATGAGCCCATTACATCAAAGTTTGCTGTTGATACCGAAAATATATCCCTAAAACTCAGATGCTATTATTGCGGAAGAGTAATCTCTGAAAATATTGCAGAGTACCTGCTATGAAAAGATTCAATAAAAATAAAAGAAGGAAGATATGTTTGGAGGTAGTAACAATTGCACCAGGGCTTTCATGCCACAATAGATATTATATTGTGATATATATAATGTCGATGACCATTATTTCCTATTTGTCATTTAGTATTGTGAGCACAATTAAAGAATACTGCGCCACAATTGAACATGTGTGTGCCAAAAAAAAGGAGATTTATAATCCCAATATATCCTGCATGGTGTAAAGACCGGGAGCTGCATTGCCTATCCAGGCTGCTGCTTTGACCGCACCGCCTGCAAAAGCCTGTCTTGAATGTGCCTGGTGTTTTATCTCTATTCTCTCACCGTCACCTGCAAAAAGAACAGTGTGATCTCCAACTATATCTCCACCGCGTACTGCATGGATACCAATCTCTTTTCCACGGGGTGCAAAACCCTCACGTCCATACACGAATTCTTTGCCGCCAAGTGCTTCACTGATGACCTTTGCTGCACCCAGTGCGGTTCCGCTTGGTGCATCTTTCTTGTGCAGGTGATGAGCTTCTATAATCTCAATGTCCATGTCACCAAGATACCTGGAAGCTTCTGCAAGTATTTTAAAGAAAACATTTACTCCTATTGAATAGTTAGGAGATATGATGCCTGCAACGTTGTTGCTGATAATTGACTCTTCAATTGTCTTTTTCTGCTCAGAGGAAAGACCGGTAGTTCCGATTACAAGACTCACACCTGCTGATGCAGCCCTTGGTGCATTAACAGCAGTTGCATCTGCAATTGTAAAATCAATAAGAACCTGAGTTTTGGATTCCTTCAAAACGGATTCCATATCTTCTGCACTGGAAATTGGTACATTAAGAGTGCCGATCTGGGCAACTTCACCCACATCCTTTCCAATGTTCACAAGATCGAATGCAGAGGTCAGTTGTACATCTTCTGACCTGAGAATATTATCAATAATAAGTCTGCCCATTCTTCCGGAAGCTCCGGTCACACCAACATTGATCATGCGATACACCCCAGCTTTCGAAGAGCATTTTCAAGAAGAAGACTGTTCTCGTCGCTAAGTGGCGCAAGAGGAAGTCTCATATCACCACTTGAAAGACCCATAAGCTCAACTGCTCTCTTTACTGGTATCGGGTTAGTTTCTGTGAACAATGCACGTATAAGTGGTGCTATCTCAAAGTGAATCCTTCTGGCAGTTTCAAGGTCACATGCCTTCACAGCCTCTGCAAGCTGTACCATCTTAGCAGGAACAATATTAGCGACCACAGAAATTACACCTGCACCGCCTATGGCCATTGATGGGAACGTAAGACCATCCTCACCTGAGATTACCTCAAAGTCTTCGTCTGCAGTTTCTTCAATTATCTGTGAGAACTTGCTAAGACTACCGCTTGCTTCCTTGACAGCTACGATATTCTCAACCCTTGAAAGCTCTACAATAACTTCCAGTGGCATGTCCTGTCCGGTACGTGAAGGGACATTATACAATACAATAGGAATATCGGAAGCTTCTGCAATCTTCTTAAAATGAGCAATAAGCCCTGCGTTGTTGGGCTTGATATAATACGGGGATATTACAAGAGCGCCATCTGCTCCCGCGTCCGCTGCGTGTTTAGTAAGTTCCACCGCCTCTGCAGTGTTGTTAGAACCTGTACCGGCAATGACAGGAACCTTTGCGCAATCAACACAAAGATTAATCAGCTCTTTGTGTTCCCTGGTTTCCAGGGTTGCAGATTCACCAGTCGTACCACAGACAACAACTCCGGAAACGCCACCATCTTCCACAAAATCGACTATGTTCCTGAAACTTTCAGAATCAATAGAACCGTCCTTTGAGAATGGCGTTACAAGAGCAGGCAAAACTCCTTCGAACATGGGAACTTCCCCTCTCCAGAAACCTTACTCTCTTGGCCTGTGTGTCATCTTCCTTGTCACGTAACCTGCTACACGGTTTCTGATGACCTTACTCTCGATGGTTGTGTACTTTGTTACAAGGTGCTTGTTTGTGTCAAAATCTGTTGTAAATACGTTTCCGTGGTTTTCGGCTAAGCGAAGTGCAATTCTCTTGATGTTGGTTTGTCTAATATTTCCCATGATAATTCTCCATTATTATGAATCAATTATTTGATGAAACTTTATAGTAGTAACTTGTATCGGGGTTATAATAAATACCCTTACATTTATACCTTTTGGATTACTGGAACTGCACCTGAATACTTGATTATATATCAGTCTTTCCCAGAAAACGATCCTTTCCATCAGCATTGATGAAAACGCGTTCTCTAACACCTTTTTTGTTGAAGTACAAACCAACAAAAACAATCAAAAGTCCCAGCTCAGGATTAAAAGTGGTGAACAGAATCCCCAGTAGTACAATTGAGGAAGCAAGAATACCTTTCATTGCTCCCTTACGATACGAATCAATTTTGGTCCTTTTATAGATCCGGATATCTCTCAATGTTAGATAAAGAACAGCTACGTAAGCAAAAATTGCAAGATAGATATAATACATGATTTACAGGACCATTGATTTATTACATTTATATGTTGCCATGGTTCGTGATATTATATCAGAGTTCCGTTTACTATTAGCAAAACAAACAGCAAAACAAACGATATATCCAATTGAATCTATAAATGTCACTGCATTTGAATAAAAATATCAATGGAGATTCAATGGAAAACTCTCGAAAAGAAAGGATAACACTGCACATCGATATGGACAGTTTTTACTCCTCGGTGGAAGTAAGGGATAGACCGGAACTTAAAGGACTGCCCGTTGTTGTGGGTTCTGACCCGAAAGCTGGCAGTGGCAGAGGAGTTGCCAGCACCTGTTCTTATGAAGCAAGAGCATATGGCATACATTCCGGCATGGCAATCTCAAAAGCTTACAAACTGTGCCCTGATGCAGTATATCTTCGAGTCAACATGAAGCTTTACAAGGAAGTATCAGCAGAGATAATGCAGACACTCCGTATTTTTGCTGACAGGTTCCAGCAGGTAAGTGTTGACGAAGCATACCTTGACATTGGAGAATCAATATCGGATTATGCATCAGCAACCCTGCTTGCAAAGAAAATCAAAAGTGAGGTTCAAAGACTTCATGGGCTTACATGCTCCATAGGTGTGGCTCCGAACAAGGTGATTGCAAAGATCGCATCCGATTTTAACAAGCCTGATGGACTGACTATTGTAAGACCTGAGGACATACAGGATTTTCTGTTCCCCATGCATGTGTCAAAGATACCTGGAATCGGTAAGAAAACACAGCCAATTCTGGAAGAGATGGGAATTGAAACTGTGGGACAGCTTGCAACCTGCGATGTGCAGTTACTTATAGCACGTTTTGGAAAATTCGGTGTTGTTATGCACCAGCTTGCAAATGGTATTGATACAAGAGAAGTAAAGGAAAGAGAAGAAGTCAAATCCGTGAGCACTGAAGATACTTTCGATGAGGATATCTCCGACCCCGGTAAAATAGAACAGGTTTTCACAGAACTGACCGAAAAAGTCCACACGTCAATGATGAAAAAACGATTCCGCTACAGAACTGTAACAATCAAGGTTCGTTTTGAGGATTTTAGGACATACACCCGGGCAAGAACCCTGAATGCTGCAACCACAGATAAAGAAGTCATCACAAAGAATGCCCTAATACTCATGGAAGAATTCATGGGAAAAGGCAGATTCAGGTTACTTGGTGTAGGGGTCACAAAACTTGAAAAGATAGATGAAAGACAGACTTTTTTGAGTGATTTTTACTAGGAACCTTTACACCCTAAAACACATTATTGTAGCGCGCTACAAGGAAGTAAATCAAGTATTAATAGATATTAAGGATAAAATTAGCTTTTTTACAGAAAAAAAGCATATAAATTGTGTATTCTATTTTTTAAAAACTAATATACCATTTAAAACAAAATAGAACAAATATTATCAGATTATATCTAAAATAAATGATTTATCGTAGATTATTTATCCTTAAACCCTAGTATAGCCTTTGAATACACTGTGATGTGTGTTCCGAAAATTAGAGGGTTATACCTGATGAAAGAAAGACCTAAAGAATACCAGAACAAAGAAAAACAAAAATCAAGGACATTGGGACCTGTCCCACACCTGGAAGAGCATGTGAACCCCGACTGGTGGAAGAAAATATTCAATTCACTCTACCTGAAGACCGATGCGGACATCGTTGAGGATGCAAATATCACCAGACAGGAAATAGACACCTTTTCTTCAATACTTGGCCTGACACCTGAAAGCCACGTACTTGACCTGTGCTGTGGACAGGGAAGACATACACTTGAACTTGCAAGAAGAGGTTTGAAGAACCTTGAAGGCTTAGACCGGTCACACTACCTTATCCAGAGGGCAAAGGGCACTGCTAAAAAGGAAAGTCTTGGTATCAAATTCAAGGAAGGGGACGCAAGGAAAACACCATACACGACTGACACTTTCGATGTTGTGATGCTCCTTGGCAATAGTTTTGGTTATTTTGAAACGTCTGACGAAGACCTGAGGGTCTTAAAAGAGGTAAAAAGGATACTAAAACCCTGGGGAAAGGTGCTGCTTGATGTAGCTGATGGCTCTTACCTCAAGGAAAAATACCAGCCACGCTCATGGGAATGGATCGACAAGCACAACTTTGTGTGCAGGGAGAGGTCCATATCTACCGATGGGCAGAAGCTCATATCCAGAGAAGTAATCGTCAACGACACATCAGGAGTTATAGCAGACCAATTCTATGCGGAACGCCTCTACACCACGGAAGCACTGAAAGAACTGCTAAAAAAAGCAGATTTCACGGATATCGAGATAGTTGATTCCATCAATTCACAGACACTGAGAAACCAGGATCTTGGAATGATGGAGAGACGCATTATTGTGACTGCAACGGTCAGGAAAGAATGGACACCTAATAAGAAGAAGGCAAAGGAAGCAAAGAGGAATGTAGTTGTTGTCTTCGGAGACCCGAGGAAGAATGATTCACTAAAGCCATGTGGTGTCTTTGACGATGATGACATGTACACCATAGACCAGCTCAAAGGCGGACTTCATGAACTTGAAAACTATTCTTTCAAATACCTGGATAACCACGATACACTTGTCACTGACCTTGCAAAGATAAGATCTAAAACAGATTTCATTTTCAACCTCTGTGATGAGGGCTATGATAACGACCCTAAAAAAGAGCTGCATGTGCCTGCAATACTTGAGATGTTCGACATCCCTTACACAGGTTCGGGACCGCAGTGTCTTGCATTCTGTTATGATAAGGCACTTGTGAGAGGTATTGCAAAGGACCTTGGAGTTCCGGTTCCTGAAGGTATCGTTGTTAAAGGAGAGGACACTCTATTCGAGCTGCCCATGGATTTCCCGGTTATCGTGAAACCTAACTTTGGAGATTCCAGTTTCGGACTGAACCAGCACAGCGTTTGTAACAGTCGTGATGAAGTTGTCAGGGCAATCTATGACATAAGGGAAGGACTTGGTTATGATAAACCAATACTTGTGGAAGAATTCCTAACCGGAAAAGACCTCAGCATAGGGATCATAGGCAACCCGCCGGAGAACTATACCGTACTGCCGCTTACACAGGAAGATTACTCTGACCTGCCTGAAGACCTTCCAAAACTCTGCGGATACGAGGCAAAGTGGATACCTGACTCACCTTACTGGAAGATCAAGTCCGCACCTGCAAACCTTCCAAAAGAGACAGAGGAACTCATTATTGAGTGCAGCCTGAAACTCATAAACAGGCTTGAGTGCAGGGACTACACCCGCCTTGACTGGAGACTTGATGAAAAAGGCAATCCAAAGCTCCTCGAAGTCAACCCTAATCCCGGCTGGTGCTGGGACGGACACCTTGCAAAGATGGCTAAAATCGCTGATATCTCGTACAGCGATATGATATCCATGATTCTCAAGAGTGCGGATGAGAGGATATCGGGGCAGAGATAAAAAGATTTA
It encodes:
- a CDS encoding methyltransferase domain-containing protein, coding for MKERPKEYQNKEKQKSRTLGPVPHLEEHVNPDWWKKIFNSLYLKTDADIVEDANITRQEIDTFSSILGLTPESHVLDLCCGQGRHTLELARRGLKNLEGLDRSHYLIQRAKGTAKKESLGIKFKEGDARKTPYTTDTFDVVMLLGNSFGYFETSDEDLRVLKEVKRILKPWGKVLLDVADGSYLKEKYQPRSWEWIDKHNFVCRERSISTDGQKLISREVIVNDTSGVIADQFYAERLYTTEALKELLKKADFTDIEIVDSINSQTLRNQDLGMMERRIIVTATVRKEWTPNKKKAKEAKRNVVVVFGDPRKNDSLKPCGVFDDDDMYTIDQLKGGLHELENYSFKYLDNHDTLVTDLAKIRSKTDFIFNLCDEGYDNDPKKELHVPAILEMFDIPYTGSGPQCLAFCYDKALVRGIAKDLGVPVPEGIVVKGEDTLFELPMDFPVIVKPNFGDSSFGLNQHSVCNSRDEVVRAIYDIREGLGYDKPILVEEFLTGKDLSIGIIGNPPENYTVLPLTQEDYSDLPEDLPKLCGYEAKWIPDSPYWKIKSAPANLPKETEELIIECSLKLINRLECRDYTRLDWRLDEKGNPKLLEVNPNPGWCWDGHLAKMAKIADISYSDMISMILKSADERISGQR